In one window of Porites lutea chromosome 8, jaPorLute2.1, whole genome shotgun sequence DNA:
- the LOC140946587 gene encoding uncharacterized protein codes for MHSFYYFADIKECETGKHHCDSNAFCNNTKGSYICTCKPGFTGNGVNCTDIHECDTGKHQCDSHAFCNNTKGSYICTCKPGFTGNGVNCTDVDECTSGLHSCHKFASCTNTIGSYSCSCDQHFSGDGKNCQHLIASECQNYTRLNNADRKITYGRHPVKCDNGIGPGWFRFKGSAGTRMPTSCTPIHRCSTDVTGWLKGGHPTVADGQVSRRVCFHYSPNCCHWATDIFVRNCSSYYVYYLSGTPNCNVRYCGTD; via the exons ATGCATTCTTTTTACTATTTTGCAGACATCAAAGAGTGCGAGACAGGAAAGCATCACTGCGACTCCAATGCTTTCTGTAACAACACTAAAGGCTCCTACAtttgtacatgcaaaccaggATTTACCGGAAACGGcgttaactgcacag ACATACACGAGTGTGACACAGGAAAGCATCAGTGTGACTCGCATGCTTTCTGTAACAACACTAAAGGCTCCTACAtttgtacatgcaaaccaggATTTACCGGAAACGGcgttaactgcacag atgttgatgaatgcacCAGCGGCTTACACAGCTGTCACAAGTTCGCTTCATGTACAAACACCATTGGATCCTACAGCTGTTCATGTGACCAGCATTTCAGTGGAGACGGTAAAAACTGCCAGCACTTAATTGCAAGCG AATGTCAAAATTACACGAGACTGAACAATGCTGACAGGAAGATAACTTATGGAAGACACCCTGTTAAATGTGACAACGGTATCGGCCCTGGATGGTTTCGTTTTAAAGGGTCAGCTGGCACAAGAATGCCAACTTCATGTACACCTATCCACAGGTGTAGCACTGATGTTACAGGCTGGTTGAAGGGTGGTCACCCCACAGTAGCAGACGGTCAGGTCAGCAGGCGGGTGTGTTTTCACTATTCGCCAAACTGCTGTCATTGGGCAACAGACATCTTTGTGAGAAATTGCAGTTCATATTATGTGTACTATCTAAGTGGTACACCTAATTGTAATGTCCGTTATTGTGGCACTGACTAA